A window of Babesia microti strain RI chromosome III, complete genome contains these coding sequences:
- a CDS encoding Ubiquinone biosynthesis O-methyltransferase (overlaps_old_locusTagID:BBM_III02105): MPICIRIASKSLHLRLSFHCNFQIMSLQSKQHIVKIRPFHTHNDVFEEDYSWSDPNGPMKVLHDYNKVRIPFIIKTQLTQPSYAKDAYLRYLKRRTNGVDSNVLQGLKVFEVGCGGGILSEQLAMLGAKVLAIDSSKKAISHAVKRLEQLNATSHERLNITYVCSDLKLFSYSNDSESCKFSMIVCSEVLEHMSMEEKLLFFSVSTKILSDDGTIIITTPSKSLYSLFANILLAENVFQSVPKGTHCFSMFISHRELLDIAAKYRFQELDSTGLLYIPFCRKFIPVGTKSQLYMTALRKAKDSYLQP; encoded by the exons ATGCCGATTTGCATACGCATTGCATCCAAATCATTGCATTTGAGACTCAGCTTTCACtgcaattttcaaattatgAGTCTTCAATCTAAACAACACATAGTAAAGATACGACCATTTCACACACATAACGATGTGTTCGAGGAAGATTATTCCTGGTCTGATCCAAATGGGCCCATGAAGGTCCTGCACGATTATAATAAAGTACGCATACCATTCATCATCAAAACGCAACTAACGCAGCCATCATATGCCAAGGATGCTTACCTAAGGTATTTAAAACGCAGAACAAATGGTGTTGATTCAAATGTTTTACAAGGATTGAAAGTGTTTGAAGTTGGATGTGGCGGCGGAATCCTTTCTGAACAATTGGCTATGCTGGGAGCCAAAGTATTAGCAATTGATAGCAGCAAAAAGGCCATTAGCCACGCCGTCAAGCGGCTTGAACAACTGAATGCTACAAGCCATGAAAGGCTGAATATTACATATGTTTGTAGTGATCTGAAACTGTTTTCCTATTCTAATGATAGTGAGAGTTGTAAGTTTTCCATGATTGTGTGTTCTGAAGTTCTAGAACATATGTCCATGGAGGAAAAGTTGTTGTTTTTCTCAGTTTCAACCAAAATACTATCGGACGATGGgacaataataataaccACACCCtctaaatcattatattcaCTATTCGCTAACATATTGTTAGCTGAAAATGTGTTCCAAAGTGTTCCAAAG ggaACTCACTGCTTTTCCATGTTCATTTCGCACAGAGAATTGTTAGACATAGCCGCCAAATACAGGTTTCAAGAACTAGACTCTACGGGGCTATTATACATACCATTTTGCAGAAAATTTATTCCCGTAGGTActaaatcacaattatACATGACTGCCCTTCGTAAAGCAAAAGATAGTTATTTACAGCCGTAA
- a CDS encoding hypothetical protein (overlaps_old_locusTagID:BBM_III02110) translates to MIFNMTMIVIVLSLLLITPKSQAKTMEDLYRAKTLGNEIKKSLNDASKIIDNENYAKKELIKQRDLIIAKLSAKTKEFRRLHDIVHPELKHYPIIIVKKGKVDAERSVISAALGKGAEDLLYKLHSPCERLLKTRESQKAELRRMKDKFATEQETMDMMPLDQRINYDEHMIRHWTDVVRELEADISAIYDST, encoded by the exons atgatatttaacATGACAATGATAGTAATCGTTTTAAGTCTACTATTAATAACGCCGAAATCACAGGCTAAAACGATGGAAGATCTCTACAGGGCCAAAACCCTTggaaatgaaattaaaaa GTCTCTAAATGATGCCAGCAAAATAATCGacaatgaaaattatgcaaaaaaagaattaattaaacaaaGGGACCTAATAATCGCAAAATTGTCTGCCAAAACAAAAGAATTTAGAAGATTACACGATATAGTACACCCAGAGCTCAAACATTATCCTATCATCATCGTCAAAAAAGGCAAAGTTGACGCTGAAAGATCAGTAATATCCGCAGCACTGGGAAAAG GAGCGGAAGATTTACTATATAAACTCCACTCGCCATGCGAAAGACTACTAAAAACAAGAGAATCACAAAAGGCTGAGCTCAG AAGAATGAAGGATAAATTCGCCACAGAACAGGAAACAATGGACATGATGCCCCTGGACCAACGGATAAACTACG ATGAACATATGATAAGGCATTGGACTGATGTTGTTAGAGAACTGGAAGCAGATATATCAGCAATAT ATGATAGCACATAA
- a CDS encoding hypothetical protein (overlaps_old_locusTagID:BBM_III02115) has product MFQPRHSSTTARNKFNKVDLAPIGSEFTLSNPNHPSESHKAEPSVKPQQNAPLNLYSNISTSSNTLKLDKLPNLEQLRKSCIYDIDTLVFCLYGLELQRDGISQTLHASTPAAPGGTAGEKSPAKQPFRFVKVPEGKRPPHHPHKKDKQLVQFNFESALPSPSLLTAPSKLSTPPDIKPSQCTQPLPTPACATNGDGPLRGSEKAVRGPIPGLKPQTLPAQPDDEEKKDDEKEVSFLERVLGRDLEENEHISVPLSSIPPRAGVNELSWQYKDPSGGIQGPFTSRQMFEWWEKNFFPPKLLVRYSVNMPWTSYRVLYPEPVTPFLSPPNRYIVKASSTPEAPVDQRGAEALSIAKQMRVLLSSIEPTIESHNSPLGGVEPLASHRGGPSPDRQGSQVGWVAGKPKAEPLAEIMARQADEAGATCSAAQEPSLHLGHSRADGPGGVWGPHDKYATPRRTGSDPKCTWDAPRPNGMPLASWIREDRQNTPEVQTTAPVNGPVLELNRMLEEWQIKIDPCLLGILFSLKSEANILIFLKHAAKGSAERHAAFAAYLNKLRERYPAEWAQMMRETTLKSSKASFRSSGRARSSQPGLPSVARGEGVCAVQRADCNFI; this is encoded by the coding sequence ATGTTCCAACCACGTCACTCATCCACAACCGCTAGGAACAAATTCAACAAGGTAGATCTAGCCCCAATTGGCAGTGAATTTACGCTCTCTAATCCAAACCACCCTTCTGAATCACATAAAGCAGAACCATCAGTAAAACCGCAACAAAACGCGCccttaaatttatacagtAATATTAGTACCAGCTCTAACACCCTTAAACTGGACAAACTTCCCAACCTAGAACAACTACGCAAATCCTGTATCTACGACATCGATACGCTCGTATTCTGCTTATATGGTCTAGAATTACAAAGGGACGGGATCTCGCAAACCCTGCACGCGTCCACACCCGCGGCGCCTGGCGGCACCGCGGGCGAAAAATCGCCGGCTAAACAACCCTTCAGATTTGTCAAGGTCCCAGAGGGAAAGCGTCCCCCCCACCACCCTCACAAAAAAGATAAACAACTAGTGCAGTTCAACTTTGAATCGGCCCTCCCTTCGCCATCGCTTCTTACTGCCCCTTCTAAACTCTCAACCCCGCCAGATATCAAACCCAGCCAATGCACACAACCCCTGCCTACCCCTGCCTGTGCCACCAATGGCGACGGGCCGCTAAGGGGCTCCGAAAAGGCCGTGCGGGGACCAATTCCCGGCCTGAAGCCGCAAACACTGCCCGCGCAACCCGATGATGAAGAAAAAAAAGACGATGAAAAGGAAGTGTCTTTCCTGGAACGAGTTCTTGGAAGAGATCTGGAAGAAAACGAACACATTTCAGTTCCACTGAGTTCAATACCACCCAGAGCAGGCGTAAATGAACTCTCTTGGCAATATAAGGACCCAAGCGGGGGGATTCAAGGACCATTCACCTCACGACAAATGTTCGAATGGTGGGAAAAGAACTTCTTCCCTCCAAAGCTATTGGTACGATACAGTGTCAACATGCCCTGGACATCTTACCGCGTCCTCTACCCAGAACCTGTAACGCCCTTTCTTTCCCCGCCCAATAGGTACATTGTTAAGGCTTCCTCCACTCCCGAGGCTCCTGTGGACCAGCGCGGCGCAGAGGCCCTCAGCATCGCCAAGCAGATGCGAGTGCTTCTGAGCTCAATCGAACCTACCATTGAGTCACATAACTCCCCATTGGGTGGAGTGGAACCGTTGGCCTCTCATCGAGGCGGCCCTTCACCGGATAGGCAGGGGTCCCAAGTAGGATGGGTGGCTGGAAAACCTAAGGCAGAACCACTGGCTGAGATCATGGCAAGGCAAGCGGACGAGGCGGGTGCCACGTGTTCCGCGGCTCAGGAGCCATCCTTACATCTAGGCCACTCCCGTGCTGATGGCCCGGGCGGGGTCTGGGGGCCGCATGATAAGTATGCGACCCCCAGACGGACTGGCTCTGACCCCAAATGCACATGGGACGCACCACGACCCAACGGAATGCCATTGGCCAGTTGGATTCGGGAGGACAGGCAAAATACACCTGAGGTGCAAACCACGGCCCCCGTCAACGGCCCGGTCCTCGAGCTCAATCGCATGCTGGAGGAGTGGCAGATCAAGATCGATCCATGTTTGTTGGGTATTTTATTCAGCCTTAAGAGTGAGGCGAACATTTTGATATTTCTCAAGCACGCTGCGAAGGGGTCTGCGGAGCGGCACGCTGCCTTTGCGGCCTACCTTAACAAACTGAGGGAAAGGTACCCTGCGGAATGGGCACAGATGATGCGGGAGACGACGCTCAAGTCATCCAAGGCTTCTTTTCGTAGCTCTGGGCGTGCACGATCGAGTCAACCAGGGCTTCCTTCTGTAGCCCGGGGTGAAGGGGTTTGCGCAGTTCAAAGGGCTGActgtaattttatctga
- a CDS encoding hypothetical protein (overlaps_old_locusTagID:BBM_III02120), which translates to MNVDNVKERLFNTLAEKILKFGECNEQIDDYLYRKLIGDIVDTDYKTKVTTNFTVKSQVSVDLTKKSSKDPELNEYIRNSLSQNEPKTDKFDNLARLETFQVDEFDFPTNSAYNSRFTGANAPKFAGKFMITDSYFGPQNPKSEVNKVNRRQDNHVFHTETITTESIDSFGHTENQPLAINTSPALERSIKLAWQRKNSSVVHRNIPFGDNEASSIRMDTCFDEGYPIVYLAANAEMAFIDIYQLTNTFGQDNSGDRLAKWAIPKAFRHHYEAVESLMRWYMSHQST; encoded by the coding sequence atgaaCGTGGATAACGTTAAAGAAAGATTGTTTAACACACTTGCCGAgaaaattttgaagttTGGCGAATGCAATGAGCAGATTGATGACTATTTGTACCGCAAGCTGATCGGAGACATCGTTGACACTGACTACAAAACAAAAGTGACAACAAATTTCACGGTAAAATCACAAGTTTCGGTTGATCTAACGAAAAAATCAAGCAAAGACCCAGAGTTAAACGAATACATAAGGAACAGTCTGTCCCAAAACGAGCCCAAAACTGACAAATTCGATAATTTAGCGAGATTGGAAACATTTCAGGTGGATGAGTTTGATTTCCCTACTAACTCCGCATACAATAGCAGGTTTACGGGCGCGAATGCCCCAAAATTTGCTGGAAAATTCATGATTACAGATTCGTACTTCGGCCCCCAAAATCCCAAATCTGAGGTCAATAAGGTGAACAGGCGCCAAGATAATCACGTATTTCACACAGAAACCATTACAACAGAATCAATAGACTCATTTGGACACACCGAAAACCAACCACTTGCCATTAACACCAGCCCGGCACTGGAAAGATCTATAAAATTAGCATGGCAAAGAAAAAACTCATCAGTTGTACACAGAAACATACCCTTCGGCGATAATGAGGCATCTTCAATAAGAATGGACACATGCTTTGACGAGGGGTACCCAATAGTGTACCTAGCGGCAAACGCAGAGATGGCCTTCATAGACATATACCAACTCACAAATACATTTGGCCAGGATAATTCAGGGGATAGACTGGCCAAATGGGCCATTCCAAAGGCCTTTAGACATCATTACGAGGCCGTAGAATCGTTGATGAGGTGGTACATGTCCCACCAATCAACTTGA